A single genomic interval of Syntrophaceae bacterium harbors:
- a CDS encoding C_GCAxxG_C_C family protein, whose product MPSRTDIAVEMFTSGYNCAQSVLYAFLDESALDADTALKIACGLGAGMGRKQEVCGAVTGGILVLGLRHGRGSSDERSAMDMTYAKTRDLMDRFAERHGSCICRALLSGCDLSTQAGQRRFREQEMLKNVCAPCVQTVVEILEGLSSAENHAGMALHAASAGVD is encoded by the coding sequence GTGCCGAGCAGGACCGACATCGCCGTAGAAATGTTCACGAGCGGGTACAACTGCGCGCAGTCCGTTCTGTATGCGTTCTTGGACGAGAGTGCCCTGGACGCGGACACGGCCCTGAAGATCGCCTGCGGCCTGGGTGCGGGCATGGGACGCAAACAGGAAGTCTGCGGCGCCGTCACGGGAGGGATCCTCGTCCTGGGGTTGAGGCATGGCCGCGGGAGCAGCGATGAGCGCTCGGCAATGGACATGACCTATGCGAAGACGAGGGACCTGATGGATCGCTTTGCCGAAAGGCATGGCAGCTGCATCTGCCGGGCCCTGCTCAGCGGCTGCGACCTCTCGACGCAAGCAGGCCAGAGGCGGTTCAGGGAGCAGGAGATGCTCAAGAACGTGTGCGCGCCCTGTGTGCAGACGGTTGTGGAAATCCTCGAAGGCCTGTCATCCGCAGAAAATCATGCCGGAATGGCGCTTCATGCTGCGTCGGCCGGAGTCGACTGA
- a CDS encoding sulfite exporter TauE/SafE family protein, producing MNALVIMAIGLLVLSLVSGMLGLGVAFSAVPFLGLFLPDLVHQVQPLSLLLNGITALFAVFGFARSGLVDWRKAVTLAVITTLTAPAGAWLVQYVDQVYVWFAYLASVLYLSYRLFRPVQERPGQENFRLALILAVPISVLSGFLGIGPGFLLMPTLILVGFNTKMAAGINAFAVCPPSFSSLIPHIGTAQWDFNLTVTLLIVGAAGSFVGARLTSLYVPGGRLKQLFGVLIVIMTAYKIATLFG from the coding sequence ATGAACGCGCTGGTCATCATGGCAATCGGTCTTCTGGTCCTCTCCCTGGTTTCCGGGATGCTGGGCCTCGGGGTGGCCTTCTCCGCCGTGCCGTTCCTGGGGCTTTTCCTGCCGGATCTCGTCCACCAGGTTCAGCCCCTGAGCCTTCTGCTCAACGGCATCACGGCCCTCTTCGCCGTCTTCGGGTTTGCCCGGAGCGGGCTCGTGGACTGGCGAAAGGCGGTCACGCTGGCCGTGATCACCACCCTGACGGCCCCGGCCGGCGCCTGGCTCGTCCAGTACGTGGACCAGGTGTACGTGTGGTTTGCCTATCTTGCATCGGTTCTCTACCTCTCGTACCGTCTTTTCCGGCCCGTGCAGGAGCGGCCGGGGCAGGAGAACTTCCGCCTCGCCCTCATCCTCGCCGTGCCCATCTCGGTGCTGAGCGGTTTCCTGGGCATCGGGCCGGGCTTTCTCCTGATGCCGACGTTGATCCTCGTGGGCTTCAACACCAAGATGGCCGCCGGGATCAACGCCTTCGCCGTCTGCCCGCCCTCGTTTTCGTCGCTCATCCCTCACATCGGGACGGCTCAATGGGACTTCAATCTGACCGTCACGCTGCTGATCGTCGGCGCGGCAGGCTCCTTCGTCGGCGCGAGGCTGACGAGCCTCTATGTGCCCGGCGGGCGTCTCAAGCAGCTCTTCGGCGTGCTGATCGTCATCATGACGGCCTACAAGATAGCCACCCTGTTCGGGTAA
- a CDS encoding rubrerythrin family protein, whose product MKHGTLPADVRERILEAQRNEITEFHVYHRLAALAQKEQNARILRDIGDCERAHYNFLRDLTGTDVAPVRWKVWLFYLVARFLGLTFGLKLMEKGEGGAAAAYAELSGAVAGLDRVSGEEADHEERLIGIIDDEKLKYVGSIVLGLNDALVELTGALAGFTLALGEIRLIALAGFITGVAGAFSMSASEYLSIKSEGEVLHPLRAAIYTGVTYLGTVLFLLLPYLVLDNPYLSLACTLANALLVILMFTSYVSVAQDIPFRKRFSEMAAISLGVAALTFGISYFARLFFHLDV is encoded by the coding sequence ATGAAACACGGCACGCTGCCGGCCGACGTCCGGGAACGGATCCTGGAGGCCCAGAGAAACGAGATCACGGAATTTCACGTCTACCACCGGCTCGCGGCGCTTGCGCAGAAGGAGCAGAACGCCCGGATCCTGCGGGACATCGGGGACTGCGAACGGGCCCATTACAACTTCCTGCGGGACCTGACCGGGACGGACGTCGCCCCCGTCCGGTGGAAGGTCTGGCTCTTTTACCTGGTTGCGCGGTTCCTGGGCCTCACCTTCGGGCTCAAGCTCATGGAGAAGGGCGAAGGCGGCGCGGCGGCGGCCTACGCCGAGCTGTCGGGCGCCGTTGCCGGCCTCGACCGGGTATCCGGGGAAGAGGCCGACCACGAGGAGCGGCTGATCGGGATCATCGACGACGAGAAGCTCAAGTACGTCGGCTCCATCGTCCTGGGGCTCAACGACGCCCTCGTGGAGCTCACGGGCGCCCTGGCGGGGTTCACCCTGGCCCTGGGGGAAATCCGGCTCATTGCCCTGGCGGGCTTCATCACGGGCGTCGCCGGGGCTTTTTCGATGTCCGCATCGGAGTACCTTTCCATCAAGTCCGAGGGCGAGGTGCTACATCCCCTGCGGGCGGCGATCTACACGGGCGTGACCTACCTCGGCACGGTCCTGTTCCTGCTCCTGCCGTATCTCGTGCTGGACAACCCCTATCTCAGTCTCGCATGCACGCTGGCGAATGCGCTGCTGGTGATCCTGATGTTCACGTCCTACGTGTCCGTCGCCCAGGACATCCCCTTCCGGAAGCGCTTTTCCGAGATGGCCGCCATCAGTCTCGGCGTCGCCGCGCTGACCTTCGGGATCAGCTATTTCGCCCGTCTCTTTTTCCATCTCGACGTTTGA
- a CDS encoding HAMP domain-containing protein, with the protein MKKLISNLSMTKKLLAPPLVVLVSMVVLVAMAYVGFSSQSSAIDDLYNNRFVGYQSCARIINDVNVVHKNLYKIVSLAGSNADEKIIDALVKEQLKTLAETQQFAEGLAKQENLTPEEKKLLETALGHFKPYREQAVKVLDMAMADYSVALTFMGPVDGKFQAVYKALSELQALEDRLGKENHGASKAGFSAMLRNFILVAAVVVVFSVTVSLLITRMISKRLTETMEVLQHVAEGDLTHEVASASTDELGQLAQSVNTMRVKMGEAVGHSKEIAQNLSESASEQAATLEETAASLDELESMTRQNAGNTEEANRLMSAANEIMEKANRSMAQLAASTQQIAEASRQTQNIVKSIDEIAFQTNLLALNAAVEAARAGEAGAGFAVVANEVRNLALRATESARNTSELIDDIVSKVRDGERLAQATRGDFDEVTAAAAKVVALMAEIAAASQEQSQGIVQINKAVNEMSQVTQKNAAAAEELASTMSMFRTEGRTADAPDTAFEQQA; encoded by the coding sequence ATGAAGAAACTGATTTCGAACCTGTCCATGACGAAGAAATTGCTCGCCCCGCCCCTCGTCGTCCTGGTCTCGATGGTCGTGCTCGTGGCCATGGCATACGTGGGGTTCTCGAGCCAGTCCTCGGCGATCGACGACCTCTACAACAACCGTTTTGTCGGCTACCAGAGCTGTGCGCGGATCATCAACGACGTCAACGTCGTCCACAAGAATCTCTACAAGATCGTCAGCCTCGCCGGGTCCAACGCCGACGAGAAGATCATCGACGCCCTGGTGAAGGAACAGCTGAAGACCCTCGCCGAGACGCAGCAGTTCGCCGAGGGGCTTGCGAAGCAGGAAAACCTGACGCCCGAGGAAAAGAAGCTCCTCGAGACGGCCCTGGGCCACTTCAAGCCCTACCGGGAGCAGGCCGTCAAGGTCCTCGACATGGCCATGGCGGACTACAGCGTCGCCCTGACCTTCATGGGCCCCGTCGACGGGAAGTTCCAGGCCGTCTACAAGGCCCTCTCGGAGCTTCAGGCCCTGGAGGACCGCCTCGGCAAGGAAAATCACGGCGCCTCGAAGGCCGGCTTCAGCGCCATGTTGCGGAACTTCATCCTCGTGGCCGCCGTCGTGGTCGTCTTTTCCGTCACGGTGAGCCTGCTCATCACGCGGATGATCTCGAAGCGCCTGACGGAAACGATGGAAGTCCTGCAGCACGTCGCCGAGGGGGACCTGACCCACGAGGTCGCATCGGCGTCGACGGACGAGCTCGGACAGCTTGCGCAGTCGGTCAACACCATGCGCGTGAAGATGGGCGAGGCCGTGGGCCACTCGAAGGAAATCGCCCAGAACCTCTCCGAGTCGGCCTCCGAGCAGGCCGCCACCCTCGAGGAGACGGCGGCTTCCCTGGACGAGCTGGAGTCGATGACGCGGCAGAACGCCGGCAACACGGAAGAGGCCAACCGGCTCATGAGCGCGGCCAACGAGATCATGGAGAAGGCCAACCGGTCCATGGCGCAGCTGGCCGCGTCGACGCAGCAGATCGCCGAGGCGAGCCGGCAGACCCAGAACATCGTCAAGAGCATCGACGAGATCGCCTTCCAGACGAACCTCCTGGCCCTCAACGCCGCCGTCGAGGCCGCCCGCGCCGGGGAGGCCGGCGCCGGCTTCGCCGTCGTGGCCAACGAGGTGCGCAACCTCGCCCTGCGCGCCACCGAGTCGGCCCGGAACACCTCCGAGCTGATCGATGACATCGTGAGCAAGGTTCGCGACGGGGAGCGGCTGGCCCAGGCGACGAGGGGCGACTTCGACGAGGTGACCGCCGCGGCGGCCAAGGTGGTCGCCCTCATGGCCGAGATCGCCGCGGCATCCCAGGAGCAGTCCCAGGGGATCGTCCAGATCAACAAGGCCGTCAACGAGATGAGCCAGGTGACCCAGAAGAACGCCGCCGCCGCCGAGGAGCTCGCCTCGACGATGTCCATGTTCCGCACGGAGGGGCGGACGGCCGACGCACCGGACACCGCGTTCGAGCAGCAGGCCTGA
- a CDS encoding thioredoxin family protein, with product MKESQGAVRIEILDPQGLQGEQLERDVRQLLDEMKIQGQITRVTEAGRIESYGLPATAGFVLNGRIVSAGSLPDRMRVRQLLRDLIASGECKAGA from the coding sequence ATGAAAGAGAGCCAGGGAGCGGTGCGGATCGAGATCCTGGACCCGCAGGGACTGCAGGGGGAGCAGCTGGAGCGTGACGTGCGTCAGCTCCTCGACGAGATGAAGATCCAGGGGCAGATCACCCGTGTGACGGAGGCCGGCCGGATCGAATCCTACGGGCTGCCTGCCACCGCGGGATTCGTCCTCAACGGCCGGATCGTTTCCGCGGGCAGCCTGCCCGACCGCATGCGCGTCAGGCAGCTTCTGCGGGATCTGATCGCGTCCGGGGAGTGCAAGGCCGGAGCCTGA
- a CDS encoding cache type 2 domain-containing protein, with the protein MQRVLICALSLCFVFGLAFAPGAAASQKDAKALVEKAAAFVKANGKDAAIKEINKAKGQFDKGELYVFAYDMSATIVAHPKNPKLIGKNLMDVPDTDGKLFRKEIVETAKTKGSGWVDYKYLNPETKKVEAKTTYVLKAGDIILCCGTYK; encoded by the coding sequence ATGCAAAGAGTCCTGATTTGTGCGTTGTCGCTGTGTTTCGTGTTCGGACTGGCGTTTGCGCCGGGTGCCGCGGCGTCCCAGAAGGACGCGAAGGCCCTCGTCGAAAAGGCCGCCGCCTTCGTGAAGGCCAACGGCAAGGACGCGGCCATTAAGGAGATCAACAAGGCCAAGGGGCAGTTCGACAAGGGCGAGCTCTACGTCTTTGCCTACGACATGAGCGCAACGATCGTCGCCCACCCCAAGAACCCGAAACTCATCGGGAAGAACCTCATGGACGTCCCGGACACGGACGGCAAGCTCTTCCGCAAGGAGATCGTGGAGACGGCCAAGACGAAGGGCTCCGGCTGGGTGGACTACAAGTACCTCAACCCCGAGACCAAGAAGGTCGAGGCCAAGACGACGTACGTCCTCAAGGCGGGGGACATCATCCTCTGCTGCGGGACCTACAAGTAG
- a CDS encoding FAD-dependent oxidoreductase, which yields MAKERLVVIGGDAAGMSAAAQAKRLNKNLDVIAFEKGPHTSYSAUSIPYYVGRVVDDLSKLIAVTPETFKAEYGIDARVHHEVEEIDPKNRRVLVKDLQSKKGWWEPYDSLLIATGAMPFCPKVPGWEAKGVFGLHSLQSGITVRRVLDEEKPARAVIVGGGYIGLEMAEALILRGLEVSLVERAEQVMGTLDPDMGALVSDAVAEVGVQLYRGESLEAFEVADGRVQAVVTDRRTLPADIVILGLGVRPNTALAQRAGVPLGVRGAIRVNDRMQTGAPGIWAAGDCAESFHLVSRRPVHIALGTIANKQGRVAGINLGGGYATFPGVVGTAVSKICRWEVARTGLQEREIRDMGLEFAAATIKSTTRAGYYPQAGPITVKVLAERGSGRLLGAQIIGIEGAAKRIDIFATALHAGMTVQDMINLDLSYAPPFSNAWDPVLIAARQADRAVQSAS from the coding sequence ATGGCGAAGGAGCGACTCGTGGTCATCGGCGGGGACGCCGCGGGAATGAGCGCCGCCGCCCAGGCGAAGCGGCTGAACAAGAACCTGGATGTGATTGCCTTTGAGAAGGGCCCGCACACCTCCTACTCGGCCTGAAGCATCCCCTACTACGTCGGCAGGGTTGTCGACGACCTCAGCAAGCTCATCGCCGTCACGCCCGAGACATTCAAGGCGGAGTACGGCATCGACGCCCGCGTTCACCACGAGGTCGAGGAGATCGACCCGAAGAACCGGCGGGTGCTGGTGAAGGACCTCCAGAGCAAAAAGGGCTGGTGGGAGCCCTACGACAGCCTCCTCATTGCAACGGGCGCAATGCCGTTCTGCCCGAAGGTCCCGGGCTGGGAGGCCAAGGGGGTCTTCGGCCTGCACTCGCTCCAGAGCGGCATCACGGTGCGCCGCGTGCTGGACGAGGAAAAGCCGGCGAGAGCCGTCATCGTGGGCGGCGGCTACATCGGCCTCGAGATGGCCGAGGCGCTCATCCTCCGGGGGCTGGAGGTTTCCCTCGTGGAGCGGGCGGAGCAGGTCATGGGGACCCTCGACCCGGACATGGGGGCCCTCGTCTCCGACGCCGTCGCCGAGGTCGGCGTGCAGCTCTACCGCGGCGAGTCGCTCGAGGCCTTCGAGGTGGCCGACGGCCGCGTGCAGGCCGTCGTGACCGACCGGAGGACCCTGCCCGCGGACATCGTCATCCTCGGGCTCGGCGTCCGGCCCAACACCGCGCTGGCGCAGAGGGCCGGGGTCCCCTTGGGGGTGCGCGGTGCCATCCGCGTCAACGACCGCATGCAGACCGGTGCCCCGGGCATCTGGGCGGCGGGCGACTGCGCCGAGTCCTTTCATCTCGTGAGCCGCAGGCCCGTGCACATCGCCCTGGGTACGATCGCCAACAAGCAGGGCCGCGTGGCCGGGATCAACCTCGGCGGCGGCTACGCCACCTTTCCGGGTGTCGTGGGAACCGCCGTGAGCAAGATCTGCCGGTGGGAGGTCGCCCGGACGGGTCTTCAGGAGCGCGAGATCCGGGACATGGGGCTGGAGTTCGCCGCGGCCACGATCAAGAGCACGACGCGGGCGGGCTACTACCCGCAGGCGGGACCCATCACGGTGAAGGTTCTGGCTGAGAGGGGCTCCGGCCGGCTGTTGGGTGCCCAGATCATCGGCATCGAGGGGGCGGCCAAGCGGATCGACATCTTTGCCACGGCCCTGCATGCCGGCATGACCGTCCAGGACATGATCAACCTCGACCTCAGTTACGCCCCTCCCTTTTCGAATGCCTGGGACCCCGTCCTCATTGCCGCGCGCCAGGCCGACCGCGCCGTCCAATCGGCCTCCTGA
- a CDS encoding DNA-binding protein codes for MKKTYVVLLAAVLVVGLTAATASSAPWKGYRGSGGWGTGTPYNQMYNPANVETLSGEVVSIDKTVPMKRMDYGVALVVKTEKETIPVHLGPGWFIERIEKPFAVGDKVEVKGVRGTFLGKPAIMAAEVKRGADVLVLRDANGVPAWAGWGWKR; via the coding sequence ATGAAGAAAACGTACGTTGTATTGCTTGCGGCAGTCCTGGTTGTCGGACTCACGGCCGCCACGGCCTCGAGCGCGCCGTGGAAGGGGTACCGCGGCAGCGGCGGCTGGGGGACTGGTACGCCCTACAACCAGATGTACAACCCGGCCAATGTGGAGACCCTGTCGGGCGAGGTGGTCAGTATCGACAAGACAGTCCCCATGAAGCGGATGGATTACGGCGTTGCCCTCGTCGTCAAGACGGAGAAGGAAACGATCCCCGTCCACCTGGGGCCGGGCTGGTTCATCGAGCGCATCGAAAAGCCCTTCGCCGTCGGCGACAAGGTGGAGGTCAAGGGCGTGCGGGGTACCTTCCTCGGCAAGCCCGCCATCATGGCGGCGGAGGTCAAGCGCGGAGCGGACGTGCTGGTGCTCCGCGACGCGAACGGTGTTCCCGCGTGGGCGGGCTGGGGCTGGAAACGCTAG
- a CDS encoding arsenite methyltransferase translates to MDEKDIKSIVREKYGSIAAASGSCCPSASCCGGPALTEIGRKIGYAESDIAAVPEGANLGLGCGNPIALASLQEGETVLDLGSGAGFDCFLAAGRVGKTGRVIGVDMTPEMVERATENARKDGFANVEFRLGDIEHLPVEDGSVDVIISNCVINLAPDKGRVFREAFRVLKPGGRLMVSDIVLARPLPDALKNSVAAYVGCVAGASLKEDYLEVMRQAGFENVTVHDEAPFPVDCVTTDPMLSGLSESLSLPVEELARQAAETVLSVRVSGTKPHTPS, encoded by the coding sequence ATGGACGAAAAGGACATCAAGAGCATCGTGCGCGAAAAGTACGGGAGCATTGCCGCCGCGTCCGGCTCGTGCTGCCCGTCGGCTTCGTGCTGCGGGGGGCCTGCCCTCACGGAAATCGGCAGGAAGATCGGCTATGCCGAGTCGGATATCGCGGCGGTCCCCGAGGGGGCGAACTTGGGCCTGGGCTGCGGCAACCCCATCGCCCTGGCGTCATTGCAGGAAGGCGAGACGGTCCTCGACCTGGGCAGCGGGGCCGGCTTCGACTGCTTCCTGGCTGCCGGACGGGTGGGCAAGACGGGCAGGGTCATCGGCGTCGACATGACCCCCGAGATGGTCGAACGGGCGACGGAGAACGCCCGGAAGGACGGCTTCGCGAACGTCGAGTTCCGGCTGGGGGACATTGAGCACCTCCCCGTAGAAGACGGCAGCGTCGACGTCATCATCTCCAACTGCGTCATCAACCTGGCCCCCGACAAGGGCCGCGTATTCCGCGAGGCCTTCCGGGTCCTGAAACCGGGGGGCCGTCTCATGGTCTCCGACATCGTGCTGGCGAGGCCGCTGCCGGATGCCCTGAAGAACTCCGTTGCGGCCTACGTCGGCTGTGTTGCGGGCGCCTCTCTCAAGGAGGACTACCTGGAGGTCATGCGGCAGGCGGGCTTCGAGAACGTCACGGTCCATGACGAGGCGCCCTTTCCCGTGGACTGCGTCACGACGGACCCCATGCTTTCGGGGCTCTCCGAATCCCTCAGTCTCCCCGTGGAAGAGCTGGCGCGGCAGGCCGCAGAGACGGTCCTCAGCGTCAGGGTCTCGGGAACCAAGCCTCACACCCCGTCGTGA
- a CDS encoding AbrB/MazE/SpoVT family DNA-binding domain-containing protein, whose protein sequence is MAKGKKDEACCSAPGDFKARCRMESLISVDERGQMVLPKELRERAGIATGDKFALISWEKDGQICCFTLVRADFLADRVKDFLEPIMMTR, encoded by the coding sequence ATGGCGAAAGGCAAAAAAGACGAGGCCTGCTGTTCCGCGCCGGGCGACTTCAAGGCCCGCTGCCGCATGGAGTCGCTCATCAGCGTCGACGAGCGGGGCCAGATGGTCCTGCCCAAGGAGCTGCGTGAGCGGGCGGGAATCGCGACGGGCGACAAGTTCGCCCTCATCAGCTGGGAGAAGGACGGGCAGATCTGCTGCTTTACCCTTGTCAGGGCGGACTTCCTGGCCGACAGGGTGAAGGACTTCCTCGAACCCATCATGATGACCCGCTGA
- a CDS encoding NAD(P)-binding domain-containing protein: MSFKSMGFIGGGRITRIILEAWNRKRMLPASVIVSDTSAEVLQKLKEKFPKIQTVQGDNAKAAGQDLVFLALHPPAVGGGIAEIRATLKPGAVLVSLAPRFTIKALSEGLGGFDRIVRMIPNAPSIVGEGYNPVAFGPGISKQEKEDLSKLFKKLGDCPEVDEEKLEAYAIITAMGPTYLWFQLFELYELGKSFGLTDKQAWKGIKKMLKGAVETVDESGLTPEEVMDLVPVRPLGDDEAVIRNAYRTRLTGLYQKLKG; encoded by the coding sequence ATGTCTTTCAAGTCCATGGGGTTCATCGGAGGCGGGAGGATCACGCGGATCATTCTCGAGGCATGGAATCGAAAAAGGATGCTCCCGGCAAGCGTCATCGTCAGCGACACGAGCGCCGAGGTCCTGCAGAAGCTCAAGGAGAAATTCCCGAAGATCCAGACCGTCCAGGGCGACAACGCGAAGGCGGCGGGCCAGGACCTGGTCTTCCTCGCCCTGCATCCGCCTGCCGTCGGGGGCGGGATCGCGGAGATCAGGGCAACGCTCAAGCCCGGGGCCGTTCTCGTCTCCCTCGCACCCCGGTTCACAATCAAGGCCCTTTCCGAGGGGCTCGGGGGATTCGACCGGATCGTGCGGATGATCCCCAATGCCCCGTCCATCGTGGGCGAGGGCTACAACCCCGTCGCCTTCGGCCCGGGCATTTCGAAACAGGAAAAAGAGGACCTCTCGAAGCTCTTCAAGAAGCTGGGCGACTGCCCGGAGGTGGACGAGGAAAAGCTCGAGGCCTACGCCATCATCACGGCGATGGGCCCCACCTACCTGTGGTTCCAGCTCTTCGAGCTCTACGAGCTGGGCAAGTCCTTCGGCCTCACCGACAAGCAGGCCTGGAAGGGGATCAAGAAGATGCTCAAGGGCGCCGTCGAGACCGTCGACGAGTCGGGCCTCACGCCCGAGGAGGTGATGGATCTCGTCCCCGTCAGGCCCCTGGGGGATGACGAGGCCGTGATCCGCAACGCCTACCGGACGAGGCTCACGGGTCTCTACCAGAAGCTCAAGGGATAG
- a CDS encoding cation transporter encodes MTHHHDHQGSPELSWGRRLIATMIMNLIIPAVQIAGGILSGSLALVSDALHNLMDFVAVLISYAALRIGRRGPSLEQTFGYRRLEVLGAVLNVALLFGAGFYILVESWGRWQAPRPIEGAIVIGAALIGFAANLVATLLLRSGARENLNMRGAFLHMLTDALTSLGVAVLGVIWLYRPWYWLDPVVSTLIVGMILYSGWDILKEALGILMNATPPGIDLLSIKREVESLEGIEEMHHLHVWSMSSGQVALAAHVQVKDQMLSQVDDLADRVRERLLHRFGIQHPVLQFETRACKGTGLLCCDLHDRPRHPLDAGRADEGKEGHG; translated from the coding sequence ATGACGCATCATCATGACCATCAGGGTTCCCCTGAGCTCTCCTGGGGCCGGCGGCTGATCGCCACCATGATCATGAACCTGATCATCCCGGCCGTCCAGATCGCCGGGGGGATCCTCAGCGGCAGCCTGGCCCTGGTGAGCGACGCGCTGCACAACCTGATGGACTTCGTCGCCGTGCTGATCAGCTACGCGGCCCTGCGCATCGGGCGGCGCGGCCCGTCGCTGGAGCAGACCTTCGGCTACAGGCGCCTGGAGGTGCTGGGCGCCGTGCTGAACGTGGCGCTGCTCTTCGGCGCCGGCTTCTACATCCTGGTCGAGAGCTGGGGCCGGTGGCAGGCCCCCAGGCCCATCGAGGGCGCCATCGTCATCGGGGCGGCGCTGATCGGGTTTGCGGCCAACTTGGTTGCGACCCTGCTGCTGCGTTCGGGCGCACGGGAGAACCTCAACATGCGCGGGGCCTTCCTGCACATGCTGACCGATGCCCTCACGTCCCTCGGGGTTGCCGTCCTGGGGGTCATCTGGCTCTATCGGCCGTGGTACTGGCTCGACCCGGTCGTCTCGACGCTGATCGTCGGCATGATCCTCTACAGCGGGTGGGATATCCTCAAGGAGGCCCTCGGCATCCTGATGAACGCGACGCCCCCGGGCATCGACCTGCTCAGCATCAAGCGCGAGGTGGAGTCGCTGGAGGGCATCGAGGAGATGCACCACCTGCACGTCTGGAGCATGTCCTCGGGGCAGGTTGCGCTGGCGGCGCATGTGCAGGTGAAGGACCAGATGCTGAGCCAGGTGGACGATCTGGCGGACCGGGTGCGGGAGAGGCTCCTGCATCGCTTTGGGATTCAGCACCCCGTGCTGCAGTTCGAGACGCGGGCCTGCAAGGGAACGGGGCTTCTGTGCTGCGACCTCCACGATCGGCCCCGTCATCCGCTGGACGCAGGGAGGGCGGACGAGGGCAAGGAAGGACATGGCTGA
- a CDS encoding thioredoxin family protein — MEIRILGPGCARCDLMTKEVIAALSEMGVAAGVEHVTDIREIVKYRVMGSPALVINGRVVSVGQVPDRGTIKKRVTEAAAKGRGGSEEKPFRDRGR; from the coding sequence CTGGAGATCCGCATCCTGGGCCCCGGCTGCGCCCGCTGCGACCTGATGACGAAGGAGGTCATCGCAGCACTCTCCGAGATGGGCGTGGCGGCGGGCGTCGAGCACGTGACGGACATCCGGGAAATCGTCAAATACCGGGTCATGGGCTCGCCCGCCCTCGTCATCAACGGCAGGGTCGTCTCGGTGGGCCAGGTCCCCGACCGCGGGACGATCAAGAAGCGGGTCACCGAAGCCGCGGCGAAGGGGCGCGGCGGCAGTGAGGAAAAGCCGTTTCGCGACAGGGGCCGGTGA
- a CDS encoding periplasmic heavy metal sensor produces the protein MVAALAAIYPAHAAKGCPGGSMGYGGGYCGAALLNQPGLNLTAEQISKIRAMDEQFVRETKPLQDKLCSNSSDLKRLWMQRTPDQQKISARQAEIRALRDRLQDKATAHRLSVLNVLTPEQRDKVQMYGGPGTHRRAAWR, from the coding sequence ATGGTGGCTGCACTGGCAGCAATTTACCCTGCCCATGCCGCAAAAGGCTGCCCCGGAGGCAGTATGGGCTATGGCGGAGGATACTGCGGCGCGGCTCTACTGAACCAGCCGGGCCTGAACCTGACCGCGGAGCAGATCTCGAAGATCCGGGCCATGGACGAACAGTTCGTACGGGAGACCAAGCCCCTCCAGGACAAGCTCTGCAGCAACAGCAGTGACCTGAAACGCCTCTGGATGCAGCGCACGCCCGATCAGCAGAAGATCAGCGCCCGGCAGGCCGAGATCCGGGCGCTGAGGGATCGGCTGCAGGACAAGGCGACAGCCCATCGGCTGTCGGTCCTCAACGTGTTGACCCCGGAGCAGCGGGACAAGGTGCAGATGTACGGCGGGCCGGGGACGCACCGCCGGGCAGCCTGGCGATAG
- a CDS encoding arsenate reductase ArsC, translating to MQKKKVLFVCIHNSARSQMAEAWMNHLCGDRFEAESAGLEPGTLNPLAVAVMKEVGIDITGKSTRSVFDVLKAGTLFSHVITVCDESAAEACPIFPGPAKRVHMGFTDPARVEGTEEEKLARVRVIRDSIREAVEEFCRREAGPRAG from the coding sequence ATGCAAAAAAAGAAGGTGCTCTTCGTCTGCATCCACAACAGCGCCCGCAGCCAGATGGCCGAGGCCTGGATGAACCATCTCTGCGGCGATCGCTTCGAGGCCGAAAGCGCGGGACTCGAGCCGGGGACCCTGAACCCGCTGGCCGTGGCCGTCATGAAGGAGGTCGGGATCGACATCACCGGGAAATCGACGCGGAGCGTGTTCGACGTGTTGAAGGCGGGGACCCTCTTTTCCCACGTCATCACCGTCTGCGACGAGTCGGCGGCCGAGGCCTGTCCCATCTTCCCGGGTCCGGCCAAGCGCGTCCACATGGGCTTCACCGACCCGGCCCGCGTGGAGGGGACAGAGGAGGAAAAACTCGCCCGGGTCCGGGTCATCCGGGATTCGATCCGCGAGGCCGTCGAGGAATTCTGCAGGCGGGAGGCCGGCCCGCGGGCGGGCTGA